The proteins below come from a single Panicum hallii strain FIL2 chromosome 7, PHallii_v3.1, whole genome shotgun sequence genomic window:
- the LOC112899188 gene encoding deoxymugineic acid synthase 1-D-like, whose amino-acid sequence MAPPPGSAAARSPRIPAFLAGPAGRPVPAVGLGTFSLPLVEDDVRAAALAALGLGYRHLDAAAVYGSERAVGEAVAEAARRGAVASRADVFVTTKVWCTQCHPDLVLPSLRESLRNLQMEYVDLYLVHWPMAVKPGKPHFPMKREDIVPLDLAGVWRAMEECHRLGLAKMIGVSNFTTGKLKELLATAKIPPAVNQVELNPSWQQQKLIEFCKEKGIHVTAYSPLGGQFGSRVLQSKVLHEIAQARGKSVAQISLRWIFEQGASMVVKSWKQERLKENTEIFDWELSDEERLKISQMPQHKVARVSGILCPKGVSSVDIAEVDVLEM is encoded by the exons atgGCGCCGCCACCAGGGAGTGCCGCAGCTCGCTCCCCCAGGATCCCGGCGTTCCTGGCGGGCCCCGCCGGGCGGCCGGTGCCGGCCGTGGGGCTCGGCACGTTCTCGCTCCCGCTCGTGGAGGACGACGTCCGGGCCGCGGCCCTCGCCGCGCTGGGGCTCGGCTACCGCCACCTCGACGCCGCCGCGGTCTACGGCTCCGAGCGCGCCGTCGGCGAGGCCGTGGccgaggcggcgcggcgcggggccgtGGCGTCCAGGGCGGATGTGTTCGTCACGACCAAGGTGTGGTGCACGCAGTGCCACCCGGACCTCGTGCTCCCGTCGCTCAGGGAGAGCCTGCG GAACCTTCAAATGGAGTACGTTGATCTGTACCTGGTTCACTGGCCCATGGCTGTAAAACCAGGCAAGCCCCACTTCCCAATGAAGAGGGAGGACATCGTGCCCCTGGACCTGGCCGGCGTCTGGCGGGCAATGGAGGAATGCCATCGGCTGGGGCTTGCCAAGATGATCGGCGTCAGCAATTTCACGACAGGGAAGCTCAAGGAGCTGCTTGCAACCGCAAAGATCCCCCCAGCAGTGAATCAG GTCGAACTAAATCCATCTTGGCAGCAGCAGAAACTAATCGAGTTCTGCAAAGAAAAGGGTATCCATGTGACTGCTTATTCTCCATTGGGAGGCCAGTTTGGATCTAGAGTACTACAGTCTAAGGTTCTACATGAGATTGCGCAGGCTAGAGGGAAATCGGTGGCTCAG ATTTCGCTGAGGTGGATCTTCGAGCAAGGCGCGAGCATGGTGGTGAAGAGCTGGAAGCAGGAGAGGCTCAAGGAGAACACGGAGATCTTCGACTGGGAGCTCAGCGACGAGGAGCGGCTGAAGATTAGTCAGATGCCGCAGCACAAAGTGGCCAGAGTGTCGGGAATCCTCTGCCCCAAAGGCGTCTCCAGCGTGGATATCGCCGAGGTCGATGTTCTCGAAATGTAA